Proteins encoded in a region of the Corynebacterium breve genome:
- a CDS encoding TIGR03364 family FAD-dependent oxidoreductase has protein sequence MTHDLIVVGSGILGLATAYLAHKQGQTVHVIEAGDRPVESSIQNFGHACFTGQADLIQPVAARARRGWLEAAHDVGFWAAESGTWIPVMTDVEMQVLREFSSHRGEDQARLVGAAEIADALANPGLGAVGGAHLPQDVRVNPREVAPRIVEWLRGEGVDFTWNTQVTGIGDGVVETVRGAFDARYVVACPGYKLMGLFPGLAEDHGVRVCTLAMSLIERPSRLGPEFGMLTGTSLARYAGFAAMESVPELRAELAQREPELVAMIANLMVTGIDAGLLIGDSHAYSLTPEPFIEEDVASTLLDRATSLLGIEAPRVKQRWLGRYSDSATTNLVLERPDEKTTVMVVTSGIGMTLSFGVADLALRGGSVEGF, from the coding sequence ATGACACATGACCTAATTGTTGTTGGCTCCGGAATCCTTGGCCTAGCTACGGCCTACCTTGCGCATAAGCAGGGGCAAACGGTGCACGTAATTGAGGCGGGGGATCGCCCCGTTGAATCGTCCATCCAAAACTTTGGCCACGCCTGTTTTACTGGCCAGGCTGATCTGATTCAGCCCGTGGCTGCCCGGGCGAGGCGAGGGTGGCTCGAAGCTGCCCATGACGTGGGATTTTGGGCCGCCGAATCCGGCACCTGGATCCCCGTCATGACCGATGTTGAGATGCAGGTTCTGCGAGAGTTTTCAAGCCATCGAGGTGAAGATCAAGCTCGTTTGGTTGGGGCGGCGGAAATCGCGGATGCGTTGGCCAATCCGGGCTTGGGTGCCGTCGGCGGTGCACACTTACCGCAGGACGTGCGCGTCAACCCACGCGAAGTCGCGCCACGTATCGTGGAGTGGCTACGAGGTGAAGGTGTCGATTTTACCTGGAACACGCAGGTCACGGGCATCGGTGATGGCGTTGTCGAGACCGTTCGTGGTGCCTTTGATGCTCGATATGTGGTTGCCTGCCCTGGATACAAGCTCATGGGGCTCTTTCCGGGGTTGGCGGAGGATCACGGTGTGCGCGTGTGCACCTTGGCGATGTCCCTCATAGAGCGCCCCAGCCGACTTGGCCCAGAGTTTGGAATGCTCACGGGTACCTCACTGGCTCGCTACGCCGGTTTTGCGGCGATGGAAAGTGTTCCTGAACTGCGCGCCGAGCTTGCCCAGCGCGAGCCGGAGCTGGTGGCAATGATCGCAAATCTCATGGTTACTGGTATCGATGCAGGTCTCCTGATCGGTGATTCCCACGCCTACAGCCTCACTCCGGAACCTTTCATTGAAGAAGACGTGGCATCCACGCTCTTGGATCGGGCTACGTCGCTATTGGGGATCGAAGCCCCTCGGGTAAAGCAGCGCTGGCTTGGTCGCTACTCCGATTCTGCCACGACGAACCTTGTCCTGGAGCGTCCAGATGAAAAGACCACGGTTATGGTCGTGACCTCGGGTATCGGCATGAC
- a CDS encoding ABC transporter substrate-binding protein, which translates to MTPSRTIRFGAALVAASLLAACSAGSTSTEVGRVQGVGIVVGTSGAPASLDFTSTGGAAIPQALMSNVYETLVRIDESGDPQPHLAQDWELSDDRLTYTFKLRDDVTFSNGDPFDAHSAAFSINYVKEKWTNGLKAQMDPVESVETPDDHTLVVKLAEPSNRWLWSMGTLTGAMMTPAGVATLATEPIGTGPYTLKRFTVGESVSFEARDDYWATPAHEDAAIRYFSDSVATVNALRAGDVDVVWALQAPELLDSLEDEFAVNVGTTNGEVIFSMNNKAEPFDDPTVRQAVAYAVDRDALNQVVWEGMATNTGGAPIPPTDPWYTGEDFYPFDPMKAEELLAGREPEITISVPSLPYAQTAAELLFSQLREVGFKVTLETLEFPAVWLGQVMGQKDYQASLIAHVEPRDLPALFGNPDYYLGYDSAAVREEIALADESDQTEHMTKAVEHIMADAAALTLANTPNIVVTAPGITGVQPNVITDGLPLAGVDRP; encoded by the coding sequence ATGACCCCCTCTAGAACCATTCGGTTCGGCGCCGCCCTCGTGGCAGCGTCACTTCTCGCGGCTTGCTCCGCCGGCTCCACCTCGACTGAAGTCGGTCGAGTGCAAGGGGTAGGCATCGTCGTCGGTACCTCCGGCGCCCCGGCCTCGCTCGATTTCACCTCCACCGGTGGCGCTGCGATTCCACAGGCCCTCATGTCCAACGTCTACGAGACACTCGTACGCATCGACGAATCCGGCGACCCCCAGCCCCACTTGGCGCAGGATTGGGAGCTTTCCGACGATCGCCTCACCTACACATTCAAGCTTCGCGACGATGTCACCTTCTCCAACGGCGACCCGTTCGATGCTCACTCCGCGGCGTTTTCCATCAACTACGTCAAAGAGAAATGGACCAACGGTCTCAAAGCCCAAATGGACCCAGTGGAATCGGTGGAGACGCCAGACGACCACACGCTCGTCGTTAAGCTTGCTGAGCCCTCAAACCGCTGGCTGTGGTCAATGGGCACCTTGACCGGCGCGATGATGACGCCGGCGGGAGTAGCAACGCTAGCCACCGAACCGATCGGCACCGGGCCGTACACGCTGAAGCGATTCACCGTGGGGGAATCCGTGTCGTTCGAGGCTCGCGACGACTACTGGGCAACGCCTGCGCATGAAGATGCGGCGATTCGCTACTTCTCGGATTCTGTAGCCACTGTCAACGCACTACGCGCCGGCGACGTCGATGTGGTCTGGGCCCTGCAAGCCCCAGAGCTGCTCGATTCGTTGGAAGACGAGTTCGCTGTCAACGTCGGCACCACCAACGGCGAAGTGATCTTTTCCATGAACAACAAGGCAGAACCATTCGACGACCCCACCGTGCGCCAAGCAGTCGCCTACGCCGTCGACCGCGATGCCCTCAACCAAGTCGTCTGGGAAGGCATGGCTACCAACACGGGAGGCGCGCCCATCCCACCAACCGACCCGTGGTACACCGGTGAAGACTTCTACCCCTTCGATCCAATGAAGGCGGAAGAACTACTGGCGGGCCGAGAGCCCGAAATCACCATTTCGGTGCCAAGTCTGCCGTACGCGCAAACAGCCGCCGAGCTTCTTTTCTCCCAGCTCCGAGAGGTCGGATTCAAGGTAACCCTGGAGACGCTGGAGTTCCCAGCCGTGTGGCTGGGCCAAGTGATGGGCCAAAAAGACTACCAAGCTTCTCTCATCGCGCACGTTGAGCCGCGTGACCTGCCGGCACTGTTCGGCAATCCCGATTATTACCTCGGCTACGATTCCGCCGCGGTCCGCGAGGAAATCGCGCTCGCCGACGAATCGGACCAGACCGAGCACATGACAAAGGCGGTGGAGCACATTATGGCTGATGCAGCCGCGCTCACCTTGGCCAACACGCCAAACATCGTGGTCACCGCGCCCGGGATCACGGGAGTACAACCGAATGTGATCACTGACGGATTGCCGCTTGCCGGGGTGGATCGCCCATGA
- a CDS encoding ATP-binding cassette domain-containing protein, which produces MIRVENLTIDGILSDINLTIAPGERLGIIGESGSGKSMTALAIMGLLPAGLRATGTVDVDGVDMVAAPERVRRTVRGTKVGMVFQEPMSALDPLMPVGRQIAEASSPERARSLLGEVGVDRYNAYPHELSGGQRQRVLIAMAIAGDPDLLICDEPTTALDVTVQDTILKLLDSLVQSRGMALMFVSHDLAVVQRMTDRVLIFHQGSIADPESDYAKKLIAAAQPGPPAHAHSVGEPIVTLDNVSLTRGTTLAVDDVSLTIRRGERLGIVGGSGSGKTSLLRLIAGLSTADQGTVEVGGRLQMVFQDPQSSLNPRIKVGKSIRESGVDQARTDEVLDQVGLPGVSSRFPHEFSGGQRQRISIARAAAPRPEILLADEPVSALDVTVRRQVLALLDSLVDEYGLTLVFVSHDLSVVREVCPTIAVIHQGRIVETGPTEEIWANPQHEYTRSLLQAIPGACG; this is translated from the coding sequence ATGATTCGCGTGGAAAATCTCACCATCGACGGCATCCTCTCCGACATCAACCTGACTATCGCACCCGGCGAGCGCCTCGGCATCATCGGCGAATCAGGCTCCGGCAAGTCTATGACCGCGCTGGCGATCATGGGTTTGCTGCCGGCCGGGCTGCGCGCGACAGGCACCGTCGATGTCGATGGTGTGGACATGGTGGCCGCGCCCGAACGTGTGCGACGCACCGTCCGTGGAACCAAAGTAGGCATGGTGTTTCAAGAGCCGATGTCGGCCCTTGACCCTTTGATGCCGGTGGGACGCCAAATCGCTGAAGCCTCCTCCCCCGAGCGCGCACGCAGCCTGCTGGGAGAAGTTGGCGTCGACCGCTACAATGCCTACCCGCACGAGTTGTCCGGTGGCCAACGCCAGCGCGTGCTCATCGCGATGGCAATCGCTGGCGACCCCGACCTCCTGATCTGCGACGAGCCCACTACCGCGCTAGACGTAACAGTGCAGGATACGATTTTGAAGCTGCTCGATTCGCTCGTCCAATCCCGCGGCATGGCGCTCATGTTCGTCAGCCACGATCTGGCCGTGGTGCAGCGCATGACCGACCGCGTCTTGATATTCCACCAAGGCAGTATCGCTGACCCCGAGTCGGACTATGCAAAGAAGCTCATTGCTGCGGCTCAGCCTGGACCGCCAGCGCATGCGCACTCAGTCGGCGAACCTATCGTAACCTTGGACAATGTCTCCCTCACCCGTGGCACAACACTTGCCGTTGACGACGTCTCCTTGACAATCCGACGCGGCGAACGCCTCGGCATCGTCGGCGGCTCCGGCTCCGGCAAGACGTCGCTGCTACGCCTGATCGCCGGGCTCTCGACTGCAGACCAAGGCACCGTTGAGGTCGGCGGGCGACTCCAGATGGTGTTCCAGGATCCGCAATCGTCGCTCAACCCGCGAATTAAAGTGGGCAAATCCATCCGCGAATCCGGCGTCGACCAAGCACGCACCGACGAAGTCTTAGACCAAGTCGGCCTCCCCGGAGTTTCTAGCCGCTTCCCCCACGAATTCTCCGGCGGCCAGCGCCAGCGCATCTCCATCGCGCGTGCCGCTGCGCCTCGCCCCGAGATCTTGCTTGCCGACGAGCCCGTCTCCGCCCTCGATGTCACAGTACGCCGTCAAGTGCTCGCACTACTCGATTCGCTTGTCGACGAATACGGGCTCACTTTGGTGTTTGTCTCCCACGATCTCTCCGTGGTCCGCGAGGTCTGCCCGACCATCGCAGTCATTCACCAAGGGCGCATCGTAGAAACTGGGCCCACTGAGGAGATTTGGGCTAACCCGCAACACGAGTACACCCGCTCGTTGCTCCAGGCGATCCCGGGCGCCTGTGGATAG
- a CDS encoding ABC transporter permease, translating to MNLNGKIGGAIVAVAVLTAVLSLLWTPYDATQALVDDRLSGPTFAHLMGTDQFGRDIFSRILEGSRITLSIGLVAVALSTLIGVPLGIAAGMRRGWAETLIMRGADLLLAFPALLLAIVFTAVFGASTGIVMLAIGIAGIPGFARVARAGTLRVMTQDFILAARISRVPGPLIAWRHVLPNIAGVIIVQVSVSFALAILAEAGLSFLGLGTPAPYASWGRMLQSSQGFLASAPHLAIFPGLTIALTVLGFNLLGDGLRDMLDPTSRRRA from the coding sequence ATGAACCTGAACGGAAAAATTGGTGGCGCAATCGTCGCCGTCGCGGTGCTGACCGCTGTGTTGTCGCTGCTGTGGACTCCATACGATGCCACTCAAGCGCTTGTCGACGACCGCCTCTCCGGCCCCACTTTCGCGCACCTGATGGGCACGGATCAGTTCGGTCGTGACATTTTCTCGCGGATCCTCGAGGGTTCTCGCATCACACTGTCGATCGGCTTGGTCGCGGTGGCTCTCTCCACCCTGATCGGCGTGCCGCTAGGCATCGCGGCGGGCATGCGGCGCGGCTGGGCGGAAACTCTGATTATGCGTGGCGCCGACTTACTTCTGGCGTTTCCCGCGCTGCTGCTTGCGATCGTCTTTACCGCCGTGTTCGGGGCCTCGACGGGCATCGTCATGCTGGCGATCGGCATCGCGGGCATCCCCGGGTTTGCCCGCGTCGCCCGCGCCGGGACCCTGCGTGTGATGACGCAGGACTTTATCCTGGCCGCGCGTATCTCCCGCGTCCCAGGGCCTTTGATTGCGTGGCGCCACGTCCTGCCAAACATTGCTGGCGTGATCATCGTGCAGGTCTCCGTGTCTTTCGCCCTAGCCATCCTCGCTGAAGCCGGCCTGTCCTTCCTCGGGCTTGGTACGCCGGCTCCGTACGCCTCATGGGGCCGCATGCTGCAATCGTCGCAAGGCTTTCTGGCCTCCGCACCACATTTGGCGATCTTCCCCGGCCTAACCATTGCGCTAACCGTGCTCGGCTTCAACCTGCTTGGCGACGGCCTGCGTGACATGCTCGACCCAACCTCAAGGAGGCGCGCATGA
- a CDS encoding ribokinase — MSAKLVVVGSINADLTVKVDRHPTPGETLLGSGGTITAGGKGANQAVAAAKLGTPVALVGAVGNDSYAAPATTLLREAGVDLSSVAETDQVTGLAVITVSADGENTIIVAPGANATVTADYVREHRKLVGAAEIVLLQGEIPADGFAEAVRHATGRVVVNLAPVIDVDHAALLHADPLLANEHEAGLILAQFDVEAAGPRAMATKLLEVGFPSVVLTLGKAGALVADATGVVEIPAATVTAVDSVGAGDAFAGALCHRIIAGDSLVEAAQFASRVGAYAVTKPGAQPSYPCAEDPLPEIYSQM, encoded by the coding sequence ATGAGTGCCAAGCTAGTTGTCGTCGGGTCGATTAATGCTGATCTCACGGTGAAAGTTGATCGGCATCCCACACCGGGTGAAACTCTGTTGGGCAGTGGCGGAACGATCACCGCTGGGGGCAAGGGCGCAAACCAAGCTGTCGCTGCGGCAAAGTTGGGTACGCCGGTCGCATTGGTAGGAGCGGTAGGCAACGACTCCTACGCTGCGCCCGCCACTACCCTGTTGCGCGAAGCGGGCGTCGACCTTTCCTCCGTTGCGGAAACAGACCAAGTCACAGGTCTTGCTGTAATTACCGTCAGCGCAGACGGGGAAAACACCATCATCGTTGCGCCCGGCGCGAACGCCACCGTAACGGCTGACTACGTGCGGGAACACCGGAAACTTGTGGGCGCCGCCGAGATCGTGTTGTTGCAGGGCGAAATCCCGGCCGATGGTTTCGCCGAAGCTGTACGTCACGCGACCGGCCGGGTAGTGGTAAACCTCGCCCCGGTCATCGACGTCGACCACGCGGCATTGCTCCACGCCGACCCGTTGCTTGCCAACGAACACGAGGCGGGACTAATCCTCGCCCAGTTCGACGTTGAAGCCGCGGGGCCGCGCGCGATGGCCACGAAGCTGCTCGAGGTGGGTTTCCCTTCTGTGGTGTTGACCCTGGGCAAGGCAGGCGCACTGGTGGCAGACGCCACGGGGGTGGTCGAAATTCCCGCTGCCACCGTCACCGCTGTGGACTCTGTGGGCGCCGGTGACGCATTTGCAGGCGCGCTGTGCCACCGCATCATTGCGGGCGATTCGCTGGTCGAAGCAGCACAGTTTGCCTCACGGGTCGGCGCGTACGCCGTCACGAAGCCCGGCGCGCAGCCTTCGTATCCCTGTGCGGAGGACCCGCTGCCAGAGATCTACTCGCAGATGTAG
- a CDS encoding ABC transporter permease has product MIYRLIARFVVMLFLASVIIFVLLRAIPGDPARIALGVTATEDAVAELSTRLGTDRPLISQYFDWIGGLLTGDFGISLASQQDITPLVLDRAAVSFILCIAAMVVSLAIAVPLGIYLARHNGKRRAEFLSALTQVGIAVPSFLVGILLVAVFAVGLGWLPANGWVPPGYDFGQFAARLVLPVIALSLVQAAILTRYVRSAILEELGKDYIRTARAMGSSRSEVLYRHALRNAALPVLTVTGLQLTSLIVGAVVIERVFVIPGLGSMLIDAVANRDLTTVQTVMMLLVVFTLVINFFVDLAYRVLDPRLKGQA; this is encoded by the coding sequence ATGATCTACCGCCTCATCGCCCGCTTCGTTGTGATGCTGTTTCTTGCCAGCGTCATCATCTTCGTCCTGCTGCGCGCAATCCCCGGCGACCCGGCGCGCATCGCCCTTGGAGTTACCGCGACAGAGGATGCCGTCGCCGAGCTATCCACGCGTCTAGGCACCGACCGCCCACTGATCAGCCAGTATTTCGACTGGATAGGGGGCCTTCTCACGGGAGATTTCGGAATCTCACTCGCCAGCCAGCAAGACATCACACCACTGGTACTCGATCGCGCAGCGGTGTCTTTTATCCTTTGCATCGCGGCAATGGTCGTGTCTCTCGCCATCGCAGTTCCGCTGGGAATCTACCTCGCCCGCCACAACGGCAAGCGGCGCGCAGAATTCCTCTCGGCCCTCACGCAGGTAGGCATCGCGGTGCCGAGCTTCCTCGTGGGCATCCTCCTAGTCGCGGTGTTCGCCGTCGGCTTAGGCTGGCTGCCAGCCAACGGTTGGGTCCCGCCTGGGTATGACTTTGGCCAGTTCGCGGCGCGCCTCGTACTGCCCGTGATCGCATTGTCGCTGGTGCAGGCCGCCATCCTCACCCGCTACGTACGCAGCGCCATCCTCGAAGAGCTGGGTAAGGACTATATTCGCACGGCCCGGGCGATGGGGTCGTCGAGAAGCGAAGTGCTTTATCGGCATGCCCTGCGTAACGCTGCCCTGCCGGTGCTGACGGTCACGGGGCTGCAGCTGACCAGCCTGATCGTCGGTGCGGTGGTCATCGAGCGCGTGTTCGTGATCCCGGGGCTCGGTTCGATGCTCATCGATGCGGTGGCTAATCGCGATCTCACCACGGTGCAAACAGTCATGATGCTACTCGTGGTGTTCACCCTGGTAATTAACTTTTTCGTCGATCTGGCCTACCGCGTGCTCGACCCGCGATTGAAGGGGCAAGCATGA
- a CDS encoding GntR family transcriptional regulator: MTTVEPSRPSTSASTSAATNQDIAAYLRSAIRDGTFQPGDAIPSEADLCRQFGTARGTVRQAIATLRSEGLISSGQGRRSRVLDKLPSQSFDGVISFSQWCRNSGVVPGQKTQWVTRTFAGEQLAAELNIDADDSVVSVFRLRLMDDVPAMVERLNYPLEVGKHILAVDTDSGSIYEHLLASGVDIDHATRVIDAIGATDEDAKLLDIAPGTPMLRVRRRAFNSAGVPIESSDDRYLFDKASFAVTTSRGTPQPVSMVSQSD; this comes from the coding sequence ATGACTACCGTCGAACCCAGTCGGCCTTCGACTAGCGCTTCGACTAGCGCCGCCACAAACCAAGACATCGCGGCCTACCTCCGCTCAGCCATTCGCGACGGCACCTTCCAGCCCGGCGATGCAATCCCCTCCGAAGCCGACCTGTGCCGACAATTTGGCACCGCGCGAGGAACAGTCCGTCAAGCAATCGCTACCTTGCGCTCTGAGGGCCTCATTTCTTCCGGCCAAGGTCGCCGCTCTCGTGTCTTAGACAAATTGCCATCACAGTCTTTCGATGGCGTCATTTCATTTTCCCAGTGGTGCCGAAATTCCGGCGTGGTGCCAGGCCAAAAGACCCAATGGGTCACACGTACCTTCGCGGGTGAGCAACTTGCCGCCGAGCTCAACATCGATGCCGACGACTCGGTGGTAAGCGTCTTCCGCCTCCGCCTCATGGACGATGTACCCGCGATGGTCGAACGCCTCAACTACCCGCTTGAAGTGGGCAAGCACATCCTTGCGGTTGATACCGACTCCGGTTCCATCTACGAGCACCTCTTAGCCTCAGGCGTCGACATTGATCACGCCACCCGCGTCATCGACGCAATCGGTGCCACTGACGAAGATGCCAAGCTTCTCGACATCGCACCCGGCACCCCCATGCTTCGCGTGCGCCGCCGCGCATTTAATTCTGCAGGCGTACCCATCGAGTCCTCGGACGATCGCTACCTCTTCGACAAGGCAAGCTTTGCAGTAACGACGAGCCGCGGCACACCTCAGCCGGTGTCAATGGTGTCACAAAGCGACTGA
- the thpR gene encoding RNA 2',3'-cyclic phosphodiesterase, with protein MSRRLFAALTPSEPAREHLITALRPIRERDCNQLRFTEPDNWHITCAFYGETAEDPEWLLGHLAAASTGPLELCLSGAGSFSSRTLWIGVGGMRDRLRTLMSGCVLDPEEAARQRAHLTVARAHPRLSDPWLLGDITHALSVYRGPSWQATTIGLYESFLGQGRSGQPRYELLGTTEL; from the coding sequence ATGAGTAGGCGTCTATTTGCTGCGTTGACTCCTTCGGAGCCTGCGCGGGAGCACCTCATCACTGCGCTGCGTCCGATCCGCGAGCGTGACTGCAATCAGTTGCGCTTCACCGAACCGGACAATTGGCACATCACCTGCGCGTTTTACGGGGAGACAGCCGAAGACCCCGAGTGGCTGCTCGGCCACCTAGCAGCTGCCTCGACGGGGCCGCTGGAGCTTTGCCTCTCGGGTGCTGGGTCGTTTTCGTCTCGCACGCTATGGATCGGGGTTGGAGGCATGAGGGATCGCTTGCGCACGCTCATGTCTGGGTGCGTGCTCGATCCTGAAGAGGCCGCGCGGCAGCGGGCGCACCTCACCGTGGCGCGCGCCCACCCGCGACTAAGTGATCCGTGGCTTTTGGGAGACATCACCCATGCCTTGAGCGTCTACCGCGGACCAAGCTGGCAAGCGACGACGATCGGTCTTTACGAATCATTCCTCGGGCAAGGCAGGTCAGGTCAGCCGCGCTACGAACTTCTAGGCACGACGGAACTATAG
- a CDS encoding DsbA family oxidoreductase: protein MRIDIWSDYVCPFCTIGERHLAMALEDYDGDVEIFWRSFQLDPTAPKEPTETGVDYLVKSKSMSREQVEQMLSGLAQRAEMIGLDFNWRDQVIANTFDAHRVGHAARAQGVGNEWDQALKHAYFTDGKNVASAETMKEIGTAIGLEASLIDDILASDQYADSVNEEIQAARQMGVNGVPFFVFDGKLAVSGAQPPAVFKDMLKELENMD from the coding sequence ATGCGTATTGATATCTGGTCCGATTATGTCTGCCCGTTCTGCACGATCGGTGAACGCCACCTAGCGATGGCGCTGGAAGACTACGACGGCGACGTGGAGATTTTCTGGCGCTCATTCCAGCTGGATCCCACCGCGCCGAAAGAACCTACCGAGACGGGCGTGGACTACCTAGTCAAATCAAAGAGTATGTCGCGTGAGCAGGTTGAACAGATGCTCAGTGGCCTGGCCCAGCGTGCGGAAATGATTGGCCTGGATTTCAACTGGCGCGACCAAGTCATCGCGAACACGTTTGATGCGCACCGCGTTGGCCACGCCGCCCGCGCGCAGGGAGTGGGCAACGAGTGGGACCAAGCGCTCAAGCATGCGTATTTCACGGACGGAAAAAATGTGGCAAGCGCTGAGACCATGAAAGAAATTGGCACCGCAATCGGCCTTGAAGCTTCGCTTATCGACGACATCCTCGCCTCGGATCAGTACGCCGATTCGGTTAACGAAGAGATCCAAGCGGCGCGACAGATGGGCGTCAACGGCGTGCCGTTTTTCGTCTTCGACGGCAAGCTAGCGGTGTCGGGGGCGCAGCCACCTGCAGTGTTCAAGGATATGCTGAAGGAACTAGAAAATATGGACTAG
- a CDS encoding FUSC family protein has translation MTPPTIDDRTRAALEHEPLPKRPNPWRLFTAFHSSAPRWPGALRAAIAVAVPGALALALGHENATVLIASGGFIVIYGEGHPYRARLSVMATAAMLLVLGATSGAFVGSVMWAQLEAGGSHWWLMLSGLFTVLISTIGTYVQNALRLSPPGVFFIVMVAGGSTMVARLGFNPLEVGGWAIVGAVSAIFVGMSGKLVHPHGPERQAVITADKAVANFEEASSPTLGQHHQAQNAVATAWSALNDAGIISGGNVVDQSQYHLVDRVMDSHRRLVIRNSEVGFSSNDDSDIATLFDEKRLAIPHTRPSVMYRLTRSANRHSHAFITAEKVFFATFLSALVGVALGFDRPDWAVVSALLMLQWGPDRIPGQVRGMHRLFGSLLGIVLFALFHYFEVSGYWLLLVLAVCQFGAEFFVTKNYAFTVIFTTPLALLMGDSMSQPLGTVFVDRTVEVLLSVVFGSLFLWFWRPSAERQNHYRLIIRCRKAMGSLLGALLITPPSGAKEERRDLQYELLSERRAINSLAMDHPDVAIQEWANHGDVQRAGYALLDFCNARNDVQLSPGEIAELAEIVKAAS, from the coding sequence TTGACACCTCCTACTATCGACGACCGCACCCGCGCAGCCCTAGAGCACGAACCCCTGCCGAAGCGCCCGAACCCGTGGCGCCTTTTTACTGCATTCCATTCCTCTGCACCCCGTTGGCCGGGCGCGTTGCGGGCGGCCATCGCTGTGGCTGTCCCCGGTGCCCTCGCGCTTGCCTTGGGCCACGAGAATGCGACTGTTCTGATCGCATCCGGCGGGTTCATCGTGATCTACGGTGAGGGCCACCCATACCGTGCACGGCTCAGCGTGATGGCTACCGCCGCTATGCTCTTGGTCTTGGGCGCAACGTCTGGCGCATTTGTCGGCTCGGTGATGTGGGCGCAGCTCGAGGCGGGCGGATCCCACTGGTGGCTGATGCTTTCCGGCTTGTTTACTGTGCTGATCTCCACGATTGGCACCTATGTGCAAAACGCGCTGCGGCTTAGTCCTCCAGGGGTATTTTTCATCGTGATGGTGGCGGGCGGGTCGACGATGGTGGCGCGACTTGGTTTCAACCCTCTGGAGGTTGGTGGTTGGGCGATCGTTGGCGCGGTGTCCGCGATCTTCGTGGGCATGTCTGGCAAATTGGTGCATCCTCACGGGCCGGAGCGCCAAGCCGTCATCACCGCCGACAAGGCCGTCGCGAACTTTGAGGAGGCTTCGTCTCCGACACTCGGCCAGCATCACCAGGCGCAAAATGCCGTCGCCACTGCGTGGTCCGCGCTCAACGACGCTGGCATCATCTCTGGTGGCAACGTCGTAGACCAATCCCAGTACCACCTTGTCGACCGCGTCATGGATTCGCACCGTCGCTTGGTCATCCGCAATTCCGAGGTGGGTTTTTCCTCCAACGACGACTCCGACATCGCCACGCTTTTCGACGAAAAACGCCTAGCCATACCCCACACCAGGCCGTCCGTGATGTATCGGCTGACCCGCTCCGCCAACCGCCATTCCCACGCGTTTATCACCGCGGAGAAAGTGTTCTTCGCCACGTTTCTTTCCGCACTGGTCGGCGTTGCGCTTGGTTTCGATCGACCTGACTGGGCGGTAGTGTCCGCGCTGTTAATGCTCCAGTGGGGCCCCGACCGGATCCCTGGCCAGGTCCGGGGTATGCACCGACTCTTCGGCTCGCTTTTGGGAATCGTGCTGTTTGCCCTGTTTCATTACTTCGAGGTGTCCGGGTACTGGTTGCTGCTGGTGCTGGCCGTGTGCCAGTTCGGCGCCGAGTTCTTCGTCACCAAAAACTACGCTTTCACCGTCATCTTCACTACCCCGCTGGCGCTATTGATGGGCGACTCGATGAGCCAGCCACTAGGTACCGTGTTTGTCGACCGCACCGTCGAAGTGCTCTTGTCTGTCGTGTTCGGCTCCCTTTTCTTGTGGTTTTGGCGCCCAAGCGCGGAACGCCAAAACCACTATCGGCTCATTATCCGTTGTCGCAAAGCCATGGGATCGCTTCTTGGCGCACTCCTCATCACGCCACCAAGCGGGGCGAAGGAAGAACGTCGCGACCTTCAGTACGAGCTGCTCTCAGAACGCCGTGCGATCAACTCGCTGGCGATGGACCATCCCGATGTGGCAATCCAAGAGTGGGCAAACCACGGCGATGTGCAGCGCGCCGGCTACGCACTGCTGGATTTTTGTAATGCTCGCAACGACGTCCAGCTCAGCCCTGGTGAGATCGCTGAGCTCGCCGAAATCGTCAAGGCCGCCAGCTAG